The proteins below are encoded in one region of Limnochorda pilosa:
- a CDS encoding YIEGIA domain-containing protein, with product MALPLLLGTLFGALARLSMLRVDYRQYPSYPQGFVIHLSLGTLGAFLGTAGPLALARGDFTAASFLALAATQFREVRDTERRTLQALEATEMIPRGTGYIEGIARVFEARNYLAMGVGLLFSLGYLAGLALGVAVWPGAAAAQAALVTGGAVALAGWVLLERYTTGPRLESLAEARPAEIRFEGPVLTVSGVAIMNVGWGPSRERFLKEGLAAEIRPRNLAAKATLANLGQRQAIAHDVAALVGFQHDVDQPEFTPLVRRKPDGALVLAVLPAERSMEALLLAIRQVPVLEGSVRKPLQSPVGRLLEGETPE from the coding sequence ATGGCACTCCCGCTGCTCCTGGGCACCCTCTTCGGGGCCCTGGCCCGGCTCTCCATGCTGCGGGTGGACTACCGCCAGTATCCCAGCTACCCCCAGGGATTCGTCATCCACCTGAGCCTGGGGACCCTGGGCGCCTTCCTGGGCACGGCCGGCCCGCTGGCCCTGGCCCGGGGCGACTTCACCGCGGCTTCCTTCCTGGCTCTGGCGGCCACCCAGTTCCGTGAGGTGCGCGACACCGAGCGGCGGACCCTTCAGGCGCTGGAGGCCACCGAGATGATCCCCCGCGGCACCGGGTACATCGAGGGCATCGCCCGGGTCTTCGAGGCGCGGAACTACCTGGCCATGGGGGTGGGCCTCCTCTTCAGTCTGGGGTACCTGGCGGGCCTGGCGCTGGGCGTGGCCGTTTGGCCGGGGGCCGCTGCCGCGCAGGCGGCCCTGGTGACGGGCGGGGCGGTGGCGCTGGCGGGGTGGGTGCTCCTGGAGCGCTACACCACGGGGCCGCGCCTTGAGAGCCTGGCGGAGGCTCGCCCGGCGGAGATCCGCTTCGAGGGCCCGGTGCTCACCGTGTCGGGGGTAGCCATCATGAACGTGGGCTGGGGGCCGTCGCGCGAGCGGTTCCTCAAGGAGGGTCTGGCCGCTGAGATCCGTCCCCGGAACCTGGCTGCCAAGGCGACCCTGGCCAACCTGGGGCAGCGGCAGGCCATCGCCCACGACGTGGCGGCCCTGGTGGGCTTCCAGCACGACGTCGACCAACCTGAGTTCACCCCTCTGGTGCGGCGGAAGCCTGACGGGGCACTGGTGCTCGCGGTGCTGCCGGCGGAGCGGAGCATGGAGGCGCTGCTTCTGGCCATCCGCCAGGTGCCCGTGCTGGAGGGTTCGGTCCGCAAGCCCCTGCAATCGCCGGTGGGACGCCTTCTGGAGGGGGAGACGCCGGAGTGA
- the spoIIP gene encoding stage II sporulation protein P, with protein sequence MSPVDSQGRRIRWRWLLLLAVIVAAPAWWASGRWPLGDAVAVPPLPEGVREELGERTDGGFFRLVDEEGREVTRTAWILSPGDSYIDEDNRLYRVTAVEGDEVRVEDRGLAEMPDPEEILAEAARPPSRWGALAQWLGLASRPNRLVGIYHTHSDESYVPTSGSPTEWTGDIYQVGRMLKDALEGEGYEVVWSQNNHNPHDGQAYLRSRRTAMELLRRRPGTLIDVHRDAIPQASEYLTRVGESEVARIRLVVGRQNANQGANLEYAKRMKALSDREHAGLIKGIFMAQGNYNQDLGPNTILLEFGTHTVSLADAQKAAQLFSKVIPAAAGMAPGTAAPAAGRSGPAAWRWVGWLLLLGVVGVVGYLLVNGGAWRRWSQRLGLSSPAGAGAEASEELAPPPRDPEHRDDEPKP encoded by the coding sequence GTGAGCCCTGTGGACAGCCAGGGGAGACGGATCCGGTGGCGGTGGCTGCTGCTCCTGGCCGTGATCGTGGCGGCTCCCGCGTGGTGGGCGTCGGGGCGGTGGCCCCTGGGTGACGCCGTCGCTGTGCCGCCGCTGCCCGAGGGGGTCCGGGAGGAGCTGGGCGAGCGAACCGACGGCGGCTTCTTCCGGCTGGTGGACGAGGAGGGCCGGGAGGTGACGCGGACCGCCTGGATCCTCTCCCCAGGCGACAGCTACATTGACGAGGACAACCGCCTGTACCGGGTCACCGCGGTGGAGGGGGACGAAGTGCGGGTGGAGGACCGGGGGCTGGCCGAGATGCCCGACCCCGAAGAGATCCTCGCTGAGGCCGCCAGGCCCCCCTCCCGCTGGGGTGCCCTGGCGCAGTGGCTCGGCCTCGCGTCGCGCCCGAACCGCCTGGTGGGCATCTACCACACCCACAGCGATGAATCGTACGTTCCCACCAGCGGCTCGCCGACCGAGTGGACCGGGGACATCTACCAGGTGGGCCGCATGCTGAAGGACGCCCTGGAAGGGGAAGGATACGAGGTCGTCTGGTCCCAGAACAACCACAACCCCCACGATGGCCAGGCGTACCTGCGTTCGCGGCGGACGGCGATGGAGCTGCTGCGACGGCGGCCGGGGACCCTCATCGATGTGCACCGGGATGCCATTCCCCAGGCGAGCGAGTACCTGACCCGGGTCGGCGAGAGCGAGGTGGCCCGGATACGGCTGGTGGTGGGCCGGCAGAACGCCAACCAGGGCGCCAACCTGGAGTACGCGAAGCGCATGAAGGCCCTGTCCGACCGGGAGCACGCGGGACTGATCAAGGGGATCTTCATGGCCCAGGGCAACTACAACCAAGACCTGGGGCCGAACACGATCCTGCTCGAGTTTGGAACCCACACCGTCAGCCTGGCGGACGCCCAGAAGGCCGCGCAGCTCTTCTCCAAGGTCATTCCCGCGGCGGCGGGCATGGCGCCGGGCACCGCGGCACCGGCCGCCGGTCGATCGGGACCGGCCGCGTGGCGCTGGGTGGGCTGGCTGCTCCTCCTGGGGGTCGTGGGGGTGGTGGGGTACCTGCTCGTCAACGGGGGCGCCTGGCGCCGCTGGAGCCAGCGCCTGGGACTCTCGAGCCCGGCCGGGGCAGGAGCCGAGGCGTCGGAGGAGCTGGCGCCGCCACCCCGCGACCCGGAACACCGCGACGACGAACCGAAGCCGTGA
- a CDS encoding DUF1614 domain-containing protein — protein sequence MPLGLIVLLAVAALIFFGAAHRVLDRLHLNDVQALVVVALLAAGSFVEIPFRRPPVELTVNVGGALVPLALVVYLLARADTGWERVRAILGAAVTGGALWGITQLTDFEPGFADVLDPLWLVGLVGGGVGYLAGRSRRASFVSATLGVLALDVIHLIRGLSAPGPVRVAVGGAGAFDAIVVAGILAVGLAEVVGEGLERLQGGPDTRHRRAPALFNDRGQPEDPGAAGSPRPGDRREGEEHP from the coding sequence ATGCCTCTGGGGTTGATCGTGCTCCTGGCCGTGGCCGCCCTCATCTTCTTCGGTGCCGCGCATCGGGTGCTGGACCGTCTTCACCTGAACGACGTCCAGGCCCTGGTGGTGGTGGCCCTCCTGGCCGCAGGGAGCTTCGTGGAGATCCCCTTCCGGCGCCCTCCCGTGGAGCTGACGGTGAACGTGGGGGGCGCGCTGGTGCCACTGGCGCTGGTCGTCTACCTACTGGCCCGGGCCGATACGGGGTGGGAGCGCGTTCGGGCCATCCTCGGCGCCGCGGTGACCGGGGGTGCCCTCTGGGGCATCACCCAGCTCACCGACTTCGAGCCCGGGTTTGCCGACGTCTTGGACCCCCTGTGGCTGGTGGGGCTGGTGGGGGGCGGGGTCGGGTACCTGGCGGGCCGCTCCCGCCGGGCCTCCTTCGTCTCGGCGACCCTGGGGGTGCTGGCGCTGGACGTGATCCACCTGATCCGGGGGCTGTCGGCCCCCGGACCCGTGCGCGTGGCCGTGGGCGGTGCCGGTGCCTTTGACGCGATCGTGGTGGCGGGCATCCTGGCCGTGGGGTTGGCCGAGGTGGTGGGCGAGGGCCTGGAGCGCCTGCAGGGAGGCCCGGACACCCGCCACCGGCGGGCGCCGGCCCTCTTCAACGACCGTGGCCAGCCAGAGGATCCCGGGGCGGCGGGCTCGCCGCGCCCTGGAGACCGGCGCGAAGGGGAGGAGCACCCGTGA
- the rpsA gene encoding 30S ribosomal protein S1 produces MVESEEKREREELTSEGRPSESEGAPGGVDVEAARARAAAEGAAGEASRGVDPDASGEEEARGEESQAVDGYPESLPQASGEATLAAAPPPEEAREEAAAREAHAVNGAVAEATASEAPRPADATPAWINEPGFEPLSAGQIVRGHVAQVNDDEVLVDVGYKTEGRIPLHELNIPRDTKPSDLFKRGDEIDVFVIKVEDAEGTVLLSKRRADYRLVWERLERHFKEGEPLEARVTERVKGGLLVDVGVRGFLPASHVDIRYVEDLSQFVGQTLRLKVIEIDRQRNNVVLSRKEVLEKEMESSKVELLASLKPGTAVDGVVRRLTDFGAFVELEGGVEGLLHVSEMAWSRVRHPRDVVKEGQKVKVKVLSVDPAKGRISLSLKGAQPDPWRNIHERYQIGELVTGEVTRTVEFGAFVKLEDGVEGLVHISQLASHHVNDASEVVQTGDQVTVKVISLDPKARRIGLSLKEAREDEERLRTSQFNQSRERDSVKLGDVFGELQELLDERHAAEDQEVQSSSENG; encoded by the coding sequence ATGGTCGAGTCGGAAGAGAAGCGCGAACGGGAGGAGCTGACCTCCGAAGGCCGTCCGTCTGAATCCGAGGGGGCGCCCGGCGGCGTGGACGTCGAGGCGGCACGGGCCCGGGCGGCGGCCGAGGGTGCGGCGGGTGAAGCCTCCCGGGGGGTGGACCCGGACGCTTCGGGAGAGGAAGAGGCGCGCGGGGAGGAGTCCCAGGCGGTCGACGGGTACCCGGAGTCGCTGCCTCAGGCTTCCGGCGAGGCCACGCTGGCAGCCGCCCCACCGCCCGAAGAGGCGCGTGAGGAGGCTGCCGCTCGAGAGGCGCACGCGGTGAACGGTGCCGTGGCCGAGGCCACGGCGTCGGAGGCCCCACGGCCGGCGGACGCGACGCCGGCGTGGATCAACGAGCCCGGATTCGAGCCTCTGAGTGCCGGGCAGATCGTGCGCGGCCACGTGGCCCAGGTGAACGACGACGAGGTCTTGGTCGACGTGGGCTACAAGACCGAAGGCCGCATTCCCCTCCACGAGCTGAACATCCCAAGGGACACGAAGCCTTCGGATCTCTTCAAGCGGGGCGACGAGATCGACGTCTTCGTCATCAAGGTGGAGGATGCCGAGGGCACGGTGCTCCTCTCCAAGCGCCGCGCGGACTACCGGCTGGTGTGGGAGCGCCTCGAGCGGCACTTCAAGGAAGGCGAGCCGCTGGAGGCCCGGGTCACCGAGCGGGTGAAGGGCGGCCTGCTGGTGGACGTGGGCGTGCGGGGCTTCCTGCCCGCCTCCCACGTGGACATCCGCTACGTGGAGGACTTGAGCCAGTTTGTGGGGCAGACCCTGCGGCTCAAGGTGATCGAGATCGACCGGCAGCGGAACAACGTCGTCCTCTCCCGCAAGGAAGTCCTGGAGAAGGAGATGGAGTCCTCCAAGGTCGAGCTGCTGGCCAGCCTCAAGCCGGGTACGGCGGTGGACGGCGTGGTGCGCCGGCTGACCGACTTCGGCGCCTTCGTGGAGCTGGAAGGCGGGGTCGAGGGCCTGTTGCACGTTTCGGAGATGGCCTGGAGCCGGGTGCGCCACCCTCGCGACGTGGTGAAGGAAGGCCAGAAGGTGAAAGTCAAGGTCCTCTCGGTGGATCCCGCGAAAGGCCGGATCTCCCTGAGCCTGAAGGGTGCCCAGCCGGACCCCTGGAGGAACATCCACGAGCGGTACCAGATCGGCGAGCTGGTCACGGGCGAGGTCACCCGGACCGTGGAGTTCGGGGCGTTCGTCAAGCTCGAGGACGGGGTGGAGGGGCTGGTGCACATCTCCCAGCTGGCCAGCCACCACGTGAACGACGCCTCCGAAGTGGTCCAGACGGGCGACCAGGTCACCGTGAAGGTGATCAGCCTCGATCCCAAGGCTCGTCGCATCGGCCTCTCCCTCAAGGAGGCTCGGGAGGACGAGGAACGGCTTCGCACCTCCCAGTTCAACCAGAGCCGCGAGCGCGACAGCGTCAAGCTGGGCGACGTCTTCGGAGAGCTGCAGGAGCTCCTGGACGAACGGCACGCGGCCGAGGACCAAGAGGTCCAGAGCAGCTCGGAAAACGGCTGA
- a CDS encoding lysophospholipid acyltransferase family protein encodes MLYGILKPVVKAFLWRLFRIQVEGVERIPSQGPAILAANHVSWVDAILVAALADRPVYFVAKQELFRIPVLGFILRRVYLLEARRDGRDQAVLRRALQALREGNLVGLFPEGHRSRTGRLQEARGGAALLALHAAAPVVPVGVSGADQVYEKGWFWHRRPVRVLVGHPVDLGGRRIGRVGREEIAEASGRIMGAISSLLEAM; translated from the coding sequence GTGCTCTACGGGATCCTGAAACCCGTGGTGAAGGCGTTCCTCTGGAGGCTCTTCCGGATCCAGGTGGAGGGGGTGGAGCGCATCCCATCCCAGGGTCCTGCCATCTTGGCCGCCAATCACGTGAGCTGGGTCGACGCGATCCTGGTGGCCGCCCTGGCCGACCGGCCTGTCTACTTCGTAGCGAAGCAGGAGCTCTTCCGGATCCCCGTCCTCGGCTTCATCCTGCGACGCGTCTACCTGCTGGAGGCGCGCCGCGACGGGCGGGACCAGGCCGTGCTGCGGCGGGCCCTGCAGGCCCTGCGGGAGGGCAACCTGGTGGGTCTCTTCCCCGAGGGCCACCGGAGCCGGACGGGCCGGCTGCAGGAGGCCCGGGGTGGGGCCGCCCTGCTGGCCCTCCATGCCGCGGCCCCGGTGGTGCCCGTGGGGGTCTCGGGGGCCGATCAGGTCTACGAGAAGGGGTGGTTCTGGCACCGGCGTCCCGTACGGGTGCTGGTGGGTCACCCCGTCGACCTGGGCGGGCGGCGGATCGGCCGGGTGGGGCGGGAGGAGATCGCCGAGGCCAGCGGGCGGATCATGGGGGCCATCTCCTCGCTCCTGGAGGCGATGTAG
- the cmk gene encoding (d)CMP kinase, producing the protein MGGEEGTALSDRFRIAIDGPAGAGKSTVARRVAERLGFLYVDTGAMYRALTLKVLEWGAAWEDRSQLARIARESRVELVPAPETPRGNQVFLDGREVTEAVRSPQVGRYVSRLAAVAAVRDVLVEQQRALAARGGVVMDGRDVGSVILPDAELKIFLTATPEERVRRRWAELRAQGFDVTWDDVARDVSERDRLDQARSASPLRRMPDAVEVETTGRDVDAVVDEILRLVERRRASCSTGS; encoded by the coding sequence ATGGGTGGGGAGGAGGGGACGGCCTTAAGCGATCGCTTCCGGATCGCCATCGACGGCCCCGCCGGGGCTGGGAAGAGCACGGTCGCGCGGCGGGTGGCCGAGCGGCTGGGCTTCCTGTACGTGGACACGGGCGCGATGTACCGGGCGCTCACCCTGAAGGTCCTGGAGTGGGGGGCCGCGTGGGAGGATCGGTCCCAGCTCGCCCGGATCGCCCGGGAAAGCCGGGTGGAACTCGTTCCCGCCCCCGAGACCCCGCGCGGCAACCAGGTCTTCCTGGACGGCCGGGAGGTCACCGAAGCCGTACGGAGCCCGCAGGTGGGCCGGTACGTCTCGAGGCTGGCCGCGGTGGCTGCCGTTCGTGACGTGCTGGTGGAGCAGCAGCGCGCGCTGGCGGCCCGGGGGGGAGTGGTGATGGACGGTCGCGACGTGGGCAGCGTCATCCTTCCCGACGCGGAGCTGAAGATCTTCCTCACCGCGACGCCTGAGGAGCGGGTCCGGCGCCGGTGGGCCGAGCTCAGGGCACAGGGGTTCGACGTGACGTGGGACGACGTGGCCCGCGACGTCTCCGAGCGGGATCGACTCGACCAGGCACGGTCCGCCTCGCCCTTGCGTAGGATGCCGGACGCCGTGGAGGTCGAGACCACCGGCAGGGACGTGGACGCCGTGGTGGACGAGATCCTACGGCTGGTGGAGAGGAGGCGCGCCTCGTGCTCTACGGGATCCTGA
- a CDS encoding prephenate dehydrogenase/arogenate dehydrogenase family protein has protein sequence MRVGVVGVGLMGGSLGMALRRFGGAAEVVGVVRTPDEAARAVEAGAIDRGSPSPEILAGCEVVVLATPVEAILPVLERCLPFIPPSAAVTDVGSVKTEICRGAWARLGRQGPAFVGGHPMTGSERTGVDQADPYLFQHAVYVLCPPPAGTPGGPEATARVRSLVASVGAEPVVLEPEEHDGLVAAVSHLPHVAAAALVLSLEGTSSPWVDRLAAGGFRDTTRIASGDPALWRQILLANREAILQQAGAFRSALDRLVQALAHADGEELGRLLEEAVQRRRQVTRNARGLLAPHPELIVRVPDEVGAIHQVTGVLAGAGVNLADIEILRVREGEGGSVRIALESESERDRAREVLERAGYWARVR, from the coding sequence GTGCGCGTGGGCGTCGTGGGCGTCGGGCTCATGGGGGGGTCCCTCGGCATGGCCCTCCGCCGCTTCGGCGGCGCCGCCGAGGTGGTGGGGGTCGTCCGGACCCCGGACGAGGCGGCGCGGGCGGTGGAAGCCGGCGCGATCGATCGCGGGTCGCCGTCCCCCGAGATCCTGGCCGGGTGCGAGGTGGTCGTCCTGGCCACGCCCGTAGAGGCGATCCTGCCCGTTCTGGAGCGGTGCCTGCCCTTCATCCCTCCGTCCGCCGCGGTGACCGACGTGGGCAGCGTGAAGACCGAGATCTGCCGGGGGGCCTGGGCCCGGCTGGGACGCCAGGGCCCCGCCTTCGTGGGCGGCCACCCCATGACCGGCTCCGAGCGAACCGGGGTGGACCAGGCCGACCCCTACCTCTTCCAGCATGCGGTCTACGTCCTCTGCCCGCCGCCCGCGGGCACGCCCGGCGGCCCGGAGGCGACGGCGCGCGTCCGGAGCCTGGTGGCGTCGGTGGGCGCCGAGCCCGTGGTGCTGGAGCCCGAGGAGCATGACGGGCTCGTGGCCGCGGTGAGCCACCTCCCGCACGTGGCCGCGGCCGCGCTGGTGCTGAGCCTGGAGGGGACGAGCTCCCCCTGGGTCGACCGGCTGGCGGCCGGAGGCTTTCGCGACACGACCCGGATTGCCTCGGGGGACCCCGCCCTCTGGCGGCAGATCTTGCTGGCCAACCGCGAGGCCATCCTGCAGCAGGCGGGCGCCTTCCGTTCCGCCCTGGACCGGCTCGTGCAGGCGCTGGCACACGCCGACGGCGAGGAACTGGGAAGGCTCCTGGAGGAGGCGGTCCAGCGCCGGCGGCAGGTGACCCGAAACGCCCGGGGTCTCTTGGCGCCCCACCCAGAGCTGATCGTTCGGGTGCCGGACGAGGTGGGGGCCATCCACCAGGTCACGGGGGTCCTGGCGGGTGCGGGGGTGAACCTGGCCGACATCGAGATCCTACGGGTTCGGGAGGGCGAAGGCGGCAGCGTGCGCATCGCCCTGGAAAGCGAGTCGGAGCGGGATCGGGCGCGGGAGGTGCTGGAGAGGGCGGGGTACTGGGCCCGGGTCCGCTAG
- the aroF gene encoding 3-deoxy-7-phosphoheptulonate synthase, with protein MIVVMKAGAGEPEVNAVLDRIEEMGLQAHLSRGEQRTVVGVIGRKPDGLADRLMAMDGVERVVPILQPYKLASREFRPESSRVRVGAVEIGGPEIVVIAGPCSVESLEQLLETAQAVGEAGAALLRGGAFKPRTSPYAFQGLAEQGLKLLAQTRAQTGLGVVTEVLSPAEVELVAAHADMLQVGARNMQNFPLLREVGRSRRPVLLKRGLSATIEEWLMAAEYVMSEGNHQVVLCERGIRTFETATRNTLDLSAVPVVKERSHLPVVVDPSHGTGYWSLVAPMALAAVAAGADGLLVEVHPRPDQALSDGPQSLKPDRFAQMMEGVRAVARSVGRSVATAPGRGSGAEQRAFGA; from the coding sequence GTGATCGTGGTGATGAAGGCCGGTGCGGGGGAGCCGGAGGTGAACGCGGTCCTCGACCGGATCGAGGAGATGGGCCTTCAGGCCCACCTCTCCCGCGGCGAGCAGCGGACGGTGGTGGGCGTGATCGGTCGGAAGCCCGACGGCTTGGCGGACCGGCTCATGGCCATGGACGGGGTGGAGCGGGTCGTCCCCATTCTCCAGCCGTACAAGCTGGCGAGCCGCGAGTTCCGGCCCGAGTCGAGCCGGGTGCGGGTGGGAGCGGTGGAGATCGGCGGCCCCGAGATCGTGGTGATCGCGGGCCCGTGCTCGGTGGAGAGCCTCGAACAGCTTCTGGAGACGGCGCAGGCCGTGGGAGAGGCGGGCGCCGCGTTGCTGCGGGGCGGCGCCTTCAAGCCCCGCACGTCACCCTACGCGTTCCAGGGTCTGGCCGAGCAGGGGCTGAAGCTCCTGGCCCAGACGCGAGCACAGACCGGGCTGGGCGTGGTCACCGAGGTCCTCTCCCCGGCGGAGGTGGAGCTGGTGGCCGCCCACGCGGACATGCTCCAGGTGGGTGCGCGCAACATGCAGAACTTCCCGCTGCTGCGGGAGGTGGGGCGCAGCCGGCGCCCGGTGCTCCTCAAGCGGGGGCTCTCGGCCACCATCGAGGAGTGGCTGATGGCAGCCGAGTACGTCATGTCCGAGGGGAATCACCAGGTGGTCCTCTGCGAGAGGGGGATCCGCACCTTCGAGACGGCCACCCGCAACACCCTGGACCTGAGCGCCGTGCCGGTGGTGAAGGAGCGCTCCCACCTGCCGGTGGTGGTCGATCCGAGCCATGGAACCGGCTACTGGAGCCTGGTGGCGCCCATGGCCCTGGCTGCGGTCGCCGCGGGGGCCGACGGGCTGCTGGTTGAGGTTCATCCCCGTCCGGACCAGGCCCTTTCCGACGGTCCCCAGTCCCTCAAGCCGGACCGCTTCGCCCAAATGATGGAGGGGGTCCGGGCCGTCGCCCGGTCCGTGGGACGCTCCGTGGCGACGGCGCCCGGGCGGGGGAGCGGGGCGGAGCAGCGAGCGTTCGGAGCGTGA
- the hisC gene encoding histidinol-phosphate transaminase, with protein MRLRGIRGATTATDGSREAILEATEELLREILLRNRIDPHDLAAIFFTATDDLTETFPAEAARRLGLDAAPLLCAREIPVPGSVARCIRVLVQVNTERSADQVEHVYLREAVTLRPDRAAPQPAAGSEGTGAPPLRPEAERITPYQPGRSLEEVRRELGLSQVVKLASNENPLGPSPRALEVLARPGFLEGLHRYPDGSFRLLREALGRRHGVDPEQVVVGNGSDELLKLLGEAYLQPGDEVVMGSPSFSEYSYVARLLGAREVPVPVSGGQVRAEDVLAAVTPRTRLLFLATPNNPTGTALEPAELERLEERLPGGVVVALDEAYREYVRPERLFDSLGPVRRGRPWISLRTFSKIYGLAGLRVGYGLAAAPVAQAIMRVKEPFNVNQAAQAAALAALEDEEHVRRSRELVWNQRAWLVRELERRGLRCDPSDANFVLVRLGRADGPVAENLLHQGVIVRPGVPLGVPGAIRVTVGLPRENLLFLEALDRALAVEPVPAERSGGGTS; from the coding sequence ATGCGCCTGAGGGGGATCCGAGGCGCCACCACCGCAACGGACGGCTCACGGGAGGCGATCCTGGAGGCGACCGAGGAGCTCTTGCGGGAGATCCTCCTGCGCAACCGGATCGACCCCCATGATCTGGCCGCGATCTTCTTCACCGCCACGGATGACCTCACGGAGACTTTCCCGGCCGAGGCGGCGCGCCGCCTGGGGCTCGACGCGGCCCCCCTCCTCTGTGCCCGGGAGATCCCGGTTCCGGGCTCGGTGGCGCGCTGCATCCGGGTCCTGGTCCAGGTGAACACCGAACGTTCCGCGGATCAGGTGGAGCACGTCTACCTGAGGGAGGCCGTCACCCTCCGCCCCGACCGGGCGGCGCCGCAGCCGGCGGCAGGGTCCGAGGGCACCGGGGCGCCCCCCCTCCGCCCCGAGGCGGAACGGATCACCCCTTACCAGCCTGGGCGGAGCCTGGAGGAGGTCCGCCGCGAGCTGGGCCTCTCCCAGGTGGTGAAGCTCGCCTCCAACGAGAACCCGCTCGGCCCCTCGCCCAGGGCACTGGAGGTCCTGGCTCGCCCGGGCTTCCTGGAGGGGTTGCACCGCTACCCCGACGGGTCCTTCCGCCTCCTGCGGGAGGCGCTCGGACGCCGTCACGGCGTGGACCCCGAGCAGGTGGTGGTGGGGAACGGCTCCGACGAGCTGCTCAAGCTCCTGGGAGAGGCCTACCTGCAACCGGGGGACGAGGTGGTGATGGGCTCGCCCTCCTTCAGCGAGTACAGCTACGTGGCCCGGCTCTTGGGCGCCCGGGAGGTGCCGGTGCCCGTGAGCGGAGGCCAGGTACGGGCGGAGGACGTGCTGGCCGCGGTTACGCCCCGCACCCGGCTGCTCTTCCTGGCCACGCCCAACAACCCCACCGGCACGGCCCTGGAGCCCGCGGAGCTGGAGCGTCTGGAGGAAAGGCTACCCGGCGGCGTGGTGGTGGCGCTGGATGAGGCGTACCGAGAGTACGTGCGGCCCGAGCGGCTCTTCGACAGCCTGGGTCCCGTCCGGCGGGGAAGGCCCTGGATCTCGTTGCGGACCTTCTCCAAGATCTACGGGCTGGCGGGGCTGCGGGTCGGTTACGGCCTGGCGGCGGCGCCGGTAGCCCAGGCGATCATGCGGGTGAAGGAGCCCTTCAACGTCAACCAGGCGGCCCAGGCGGCGGCGCTCGCCGCGCTGGAAGACGAGGAGCACGTGCGCCGAAGCCGCGAGCTTGTCTGGAACCAGCGGGCGTGGCTGGTCCGGGAGCTGGAACGGCGGGGCCTGAGGTGTGATCCCAGCGACGCCAACTTCGTGCTGGTGCGCCTGGGGCGGGCCGACGGGCCCGTGGCGGAGAACCTGCTGCACCAGGGGGTCATCGTGCGGCCGGGGGTGCCCCTGGGGGTTCCTGGGGCCATAAGGGTGACGGTGGGCCTGCCCAGGGAGAACCTCCTCTTCCTGGAGGCCCTGGATCGCGCGCTCGCGGTGGAGCCCGTCCCTGCCGAGCGCTCGGGAGGCGGTACGTCGTGA
- a CDS encoding pseudouridine synthase, whose protein sequence is MIEGERLQKVLARAGYGSRRACEEIVRQGRVRVNGRVAALGERVDPGRDRIEVGGAPLSKPERLVYLLLHKPRGVVSTVRDRHAGRTVLDLVPHRETRLYPVGRLDRESEGLILLTNDGALAERLLHPRHQVPRRYHVWVKGRVGEAALRQLREGVPLEDGTTAPAQVKLVRAAEGSSRLEIVLREGRKRQVRRMAMAVGHPVTRLVRVAMGPLRLGSLQPGAVRPLTRSELDELRRAAGIPGR, encoded by the coding sequence ATGATCGAGGGCGAGCGCCTCCAGAAGGTCCTCGCCCGGGCGGGCTACGGATCCCGCCGGGCCTGCGAGGAGATCGTCCGCCAGGGCCGCGTGCGGGTCAACGGGCGGGTGGCGGCGCTGGGGGAACGGGTGGATCCCGGAAGGGACCGCATCGAGGTGGGCGGCGCGCCCCTCTCGAAGCCCGAGCGGCTGGTCTACCTGCTCCTGCACAAGCCCAGAGGGGTGGTCTCCACCGTGCGGGACCGCCATGCCGGGCGGACGGTGCTGGACCTGGTTCCCCACCGGGAGACCCGTCTCTACCCGGTGGGCCGCCTGGACCGGGAAAGCGAAGGCCTGATCCTCCTGACCAACGACGGGGCCCTGGCGGAACGGCTCCTCCATCCCCGCCACCAGGTACCGCGCCGCTACCACGTGTGGGTGAAGGGGCGGGTGGGGGAGGCGGCGCTACGGCAGCTCCGGGAGGGGGTTCCTCTGGAGGACGGGACGACCGCCCCGGCGCAGGTCAAGCTCGTTCGGGCCGCCGAGGGATCGAGCCGGCTCGAGATCGTCCTGCGGGAGGGCAGGAAGCGGCAGGTTCGGCGCATGGCCATGGCAGTGGGCCATCCGGTCACTCGCCTGGTGCGGGTGGCCATGGGCCCTCTCCGCCTGGGCTCGCTCCAGCCGGGAGCGGTTCGCCCCCTGACCCGCTCCGAGCTGGACGAGCTCCGGCGGGCAGCGGGAATCCCCGGCCGGTGA